One stretch of Streptomyces sp. NBC_01142 DNA includes these proteins:
- a CDS encoding carbohydrate kinase family protein: MRAGAALLVVGDIVTDVVARHRAPLARGTDTAARIRILPGGAGANVACWAARWGCGDVRMVGRVGADDTAWHAEQLRLAGVRPRLVPDPEVATATVIALVDTTAERTFLTDSGAVLRLSPADWSPSLLDGVGHLHLSGYLLFSETSRRTALLAMESARAQAVPVSVDPASAGFITGLGVDRVLTALGGADVLFPNADEARLLTGLPDPAEAAAVLSRHVPLTVVTLGAEGALVAESGAVTARVPPVRAEAVDSTGAGDAFTGAFLAARLSGADAPEAAAQGCLAGAEAVTVVGGRPQSEKAP; this comes from the coding sequence GTGAGGGCAGGGGCGGCCCTGCTGGTCGTCGGCGACATCGTCACGGACGTCGTGGCCCGGCACCGCGCCCCGCTCGCCCGGGGGACGGACACGGCGGCCAGGATCCGCATCCTGCCGGGCGGGGCCGGGGCCAACGTGGCCTGCTGGGCGGCCCGCTGGGGCTGCGGGGACGTACGTATGGTGGGGCGTGTCGGCGCCGATGACACAGCCTGGCACGCGGAGCAGCTGCGGCTCGCGGGTGTACGGCCCCGTCTCGTCCCCGATCCCGAGGTGGCGACCGCCACCGTCATCGCGCTCGTCGACACGACCGCCGAGCGGACCTTCCTCACGGACAGTGGCGCGGTACTGCGCCTCTCCCCCGCCGACTGGTCGCCGTCGCTGCTGGACGGCGTCGGTCATCTGCACCTCTCCGGCTATCTCCTCTTCTCCGAGACCAGCCGCCGAACGGCCCTGCTCGCGATGGAGTCGGCGAGGGCACAGGCCGTCCCGGTGAGCGTGGACCCGGCATCGGCGGGCTTCATCACCGGACTCGGCGTGGACCGTGTACTGACGGCGCTCGGCGGCGCGGACGTCCTCTTCCCCAATGCCGACGAGGCGCGTCTCCTGACCGGCCTGCCCGATCCGGCCGAAGCCGCCGCCGTGCTGAGTCGGCATGTCCCGCTCACCGTCGTCACCCTGGGAGCCGAGGGAGCCCTGGTCGCGGAGTCCGGTGCCGTCACGGCCCGCGTCCCGCCCGTGCGGGCCGAGGCGGTGGACTCCACAGGCGCGGGCGACGCCTTCACCGGCGCGTTCCTCGCCGCCCGGCTGTCCGGGGCCGATGCCCCGGAGGCCGCGGCGCAGGGCTGCCTGGCGGGGGCGGAGGCGGTGACGGTCGTCGGCGGCCGGCCGCAGTCCGAGAAAGCACCCTGA
- a CDS encoding cytochrome P450, with amino-acid sequence MADPYAVYARLRETGPVHRIAGPDGLPAWIVTRYDDVRQALADPRLSLDKGRALPGSYRGFALPPALDANLLNMDPPDHTRIRRLVTQAFTAGRIEQLREPIRRTAGELLDAVEPHGRTDLVASYAAPLPIAVICELLGVPPQDRPDFRAWTDALVAPDPAQPGRAKEAIGSMLAFFARLLAHKRAEPGDDLLSALISVRDGGDDERLSEDELMSLAFLILFAGYENTVQLIGNATLALLRHPGQLAALRAEPGRIGAAVEELARYDGPVLLAIRRFPVEDLSIGGVRVPAGETVLLSLAAADRDPHRFADPDRLDLGRDTAGHLALGHGIHYCLGAPLARLETEIALVALLERLPHLALDVPYDELRWRPSTRARGLISLPVRY; translated from the coding sequence ATGGCCGATCCGTACGCCGTGTACGCGCGGCTTCGTGAGACCGGGCCCGTGCACCGGATCGCGGGGCCCGACGGGCTCCCCGCCTGGATCGTCACGCGCTACGACGACGTACGCCAGGCACTCGCCGACCCGCGCCTCTCGCTGGACAAGGGCAGGGCCCTGCCCGGCAGTTACCGGGGATTCGCGCTGCCGCCCGCCCTGGACGCGAATCTGCTCAACATGGACCCGCCGGATCACACCCGTATCCGGCGCCTGGTGACGCAGGCATTCACCGCGGGGCGGATCGAGCAGCTGCGGGAGCCGATCCGGCGTACGGCCGGCGAACTGCTTGACGCCGTCGAACCGCACGGACGGACCGATCTGGTCGCCTCGTACGCCGCGCCGCTGCCGATCGCCGTCATCTGCGAACTGCTGGGCGTGCCCCCGCAGGACCGGCCCGACTTCCGGGCCTGGACGGACGCGCTCGTCGCCCCCGATCCCGCGCAGCCGGGACGGGCGAAGGAAGCGATCGGCAGCATGCTCGCCTTCTTCGCCCGGCTGCTCGCCCACAAGCGGGCCGAACCGGGCGACGATCTGCTCTCCGCGCTGATCTCCGTACGGGACGGGGGCGACGACGAGCGGCTCAGCGAGGACGAGTTGATGTCGCTCGCCTTCCTGATTCTCTTCGCCGGATACGAGAACACCGTCCAGCTCATCGGCAATGCCACTCTCGCCCTGCTCCGCCACCCCGGGCAACTGGCCGCGCTCCGCGCCGAGCCGGGCAGGATCGGGGCGGCGGTCGAGGAGCTCGCGCGGTACGACGGGCCCGTGCTCCTGGCCATCCGTCGCTTCCCTGTCGAGGATCTGTCGATCGGCGGCGTGAGAGTGCCGGCCGGGGAGACCGTGCTGCTCTCCCTCGCCGCCGCCGACCGTGACCCCCACCGTTTCGCCGATCCCGACCGGCTCGACCTCGGACGTGACACGGCGGGTCACCTCGCACTCGGCCACGGCATCCACTACTGCCTGGGCGCACCGCTCGCCCGCCTCGAGACCGAGATCGCCCTCGTCGCGCTGCTGGAGCGCCTTCCGCACCTGGCGCTCGATGTCCCGTACGACGAGCTGCGGTGGCGGCCGTCGACGCGCGCCCGAGGGCTGATCAGTCTTCCCGTGCGCTACTGA
- a CDS encoding MerR family transcriptional regulator: MRIGELAQVTGATARALRHYEQVGLISSDRAHNGYRIYDDGTAVRVRNIRHLLAAGLTLEDVNAFRACLDGDMVTAPPSEAGIRIARERLAVLDARIAAQTEARDRLATTLGSLSGSTSGSGTGRGSLRVSR; encoded by the coding sequence ATGCGCATCGGGGAACTGGCACAGGTCACAGGCGCGACAGCACGTGCACTGCGGCACTACGAGCAGGTGGGGCTGATCAGCTCGGACCGCGCTCACAACGGCTACCGGATCTACGACGACGGCACGGCCGTCCGGGTCCGCAACATCCGTCATCTCCTGGCGGCCGGACTGACCCTGGAGGACGTGAACGCGTTCCGCGCCTGCCTGGACGGCGACATGGTGACCGCACCGCCGTCGGAGGCGGGCATCAGGATCGCGCGGGAACGGCTCGCGGTCCTTGATGCACGGATCGCGGCGCAGACCGAGGCCAGGGACCGGCTGGCTACGACTCTGGGCAGCTTGAGCGGGAGCACGAGCGGGAGCGGCACCGGGCGCGGGAGCTTGAGAGTGAGCCGGTGA
- a CDS encoding MFS transporter produces the protein MTATDDKAAARVTVSESDLPALRRRINAVLIASQILGGLGVATGIALAAVLAQEVSGTEALSGLAPTATVAGTALLSMPLAALMTARGRRPGLVLAYLIGALGAGVVVLAAVISNFPLMLLGMAGFGAGSSANLQARFAAADLAEPERRGRAISTVVWATTIGAVLGPNIAAPAGRSVAGLGIPAAAGPFLWAAGVFLVSAAMVLVLLRPDPLLTARALSPEDRSPEGRSLRAGVRAVRESPMARLALVTVAVSHTAMVSIMSMTPVALSHHGADIQLIGLVISGHIAGMYAFSPLMGWLADRIGRLAVIGLAAGLLSVAALLAGTAGASHGQTAAGLFVLGLGWSAGLVAGSTLLTDSVPQPARAAVQGLSDLTMNTAAGIGGAAAGLIVAQASYGWLNLVGACLLLPMAALAVRRALG, from the coding sequence ATGACCGCGACCGACGACAAGGCCGCGGCTCGCGTCACCGTGTCGGAGAGCGACCTGCCCGCGCTGCGGCGGCGCATCAACGCCGTGCTCATCGCCAGCCAGATCCTCGGCGGGCTCGGCGTCGCGACCGGTATCGCGCTGGCCGCCGTGCTGGCGCAGGAGGTGAGCGGCACCGAGGCACTGTCCGGGCTCGCCCCGACCGCCACCGTGGCCGGGACCGCACTGCTCTCCATGCCGCTGGCAGCGCTGATGACGGCCCGCGGGCGGCGGCCCGGACTCGTACTCGCCTATCTCATCGGGGCGTTGGGCGCGGGCGTGGTCGTGCTGGCCGCCGTCATCTCGAACTTCCCGCTCATGCTCCTGGGCATGGCCGGGTTCGGTGCAGGTTCCTCGGCGAATCTGCAGGCACGCTTCGCGGCCGCCGATCTCGCGGAGCCCGAGCGGCGTGGCCGGGCCATCTCCACCGTTGTCTGGGCGACCACGATCGGCGCCGTGCTCGGCCCGAACATCGCGGCGCCCGCGGGCCGCAGCGTCGCCGGACTCGGCATACCCGCGGCCGCGGGCCCGTTCCTCTGGGCCGCCGGCGTCTTCCTCGTCTCCGCGGCAATGGTCCTCGTCCTGCTGCGCCCCGATCCACTGCTGACCGCCCGGGCCCTCTCCCCGGAGGACCGCTCCCCCGAAGGGCGCTCGCTGCGCGCCGGGGTGCGGGCCGTACGGGAGTCTCCGATGGCCCGGCTGGCTCTGGTCACCGTCGCCGTCTCGCACACCGCAATGGTGTCGATCATGTCGATGACCCCGGTCGCACTCAGCCACCACGGCGCGGACATCCAGCTCATCGGCCTGGTGATCAGCGGCCATATCGCGGGCATGTACGCGTTCTCGCCGCTGATGGGCTGGCTGGCGGACCGTATCGGCCGGCTCGCGGTGATCGGGCTGGCGGCCGGACTGCTCTCCGTGGCCGCGCTGCTGGCCGGCACAGCCGGAGCGAGCCACGGACAGACCGCCGCCGGTCTCTTCGTGCTCGGTCTGGGCTGGTCGGCGGGCCTGGTGGCCGGTTCCACCCTGCTCACCGACTCCGTACCGCAGCCTGCCCGGGCCGCTGTGCAGGGCCTGTCGGATCTGACCATGAACACGGCGGCCGGGATCGGCGGCGCGGCCGCCGGGCTGATCGTCGCGCAGGCGAGCTACGGCTGGCTGAACCTGGTCGGCGCCTGTCTGCTGCTCCCGATGGCCGCGCTCGCCGTACGGAGGGCCCTCGGCTGA
- a CDS encoding pseudouridine-5'-phosphate glycosidase → MPSHELVLSEEVWEALPTRRPVVALESTIIAHGLPRPRNLAVAEELEELVRAGGAVPATVAVLDGRAHIGLEKSQLERIAGDNGVRKLGHRDLAPALATGASGATTVSATAFLAARAGIRVFATGGLGGVHREWCETQDESADLRLLAQTRITVVCAGVKSILDVPATLQRLETLGVGILGYDTDHFPGFYLASSGQPVDWTVRTPEEVAAVMAARNSLGGPESALIVANPVPESEQLDPALHDRVLGEALDECRERGISGQAVTPFLLDCLMRQTEGASLEANLAAVRGNVRLAARIAAAL, encoded by the coding sequence ATGCCATCACATGAGCTCGTGCTGTCCGAGGAAGTATGGGAGGCGCTCCCCACACGCCGCCCCGTAGTCGCCCTGGAGTCGACGATCATCGCGCACGGACTGCCGCGTCCGCGCAATCTGGCCGTCGCCGAGGAACTGGAGGAGCTCGTACGGGCCGGGGGCGCCGTACCCGCCACCGTCGCCGTACTGGACGGCCGGGCCCATATCGGCCTGGAAAAGAGCCAGTTGGAGCGGATCGCGGGAGACAACGGCGTACGCAAGCTCGGCCATCGGGATCTCGCGCCCGCCCTGGCCACGGGAGCGAGCGGGGCGACGACGGTGTCGGCAACGGCGTTCCTGGCGGCGCGGGCCGGGATCCGGGTCTTCGCGACCGGCGGGCTCGGCGGCGTACACCGCGAATGGTGCGAGACGCAGGACGAGTCGGCGGATCTGCGGCTGCTGGCACAGACCCGGATCACGGTGGTGTGCGCGGGCGTGAAGTCGATCCTGGACGTCCCGGCGACGCTGCAACGGCTGGAGACGCTCGGCGTGGGCATCCTCGGGTACGACACGGACCACTTCCCCGGCTTCTATCTGGCCTCCTCGGGCCAGCCCGTCGACTGGACGGTGCGCACGCCCGAGGAGGTGGCCGCCGTGATGGCGGCTCGGAACTCGCTGGGCGGTCCGGAGTCGGCGCTGATCGTCGCCAATCCCGTGCCGGAGTCGGAGCAGCTGGACCCGGCGCTGCACGACCGGGTGCTGGGCGAGGCGCTGGACGAATGCCGGGAGCGGGGCATCAGCGGCCAGGCCGTGACACCCTTCCTCCTCGACTGTCTGATGCGGCAGACCGAGGGAGCTTCGCTGGAGGCCAACCTGGCGGCGGTGCGGGGCAACGTACGGCTGGCGGCCCGGATCGCGGCGGCGCTGTGA
- a CDS encoding chaplin, whose product MRQIHRKGLATVMLTGGALAMAGYAHADSHTDGGAADSPGELSGNTAQVPVKDPVEACGDTVKAVGLLNPAAGNSCAKPSHSGHRHSGGHDKSGGHQASGTHRTPGGGTVEGGSRDSSGVLAGNGVQRPVVLPATVTGNSVNVVGTLNPAFGNSSSDNCDKPPVSPPKAVTPPKVTPPKAVTPPKVTPPKEVKPYAPTPRNVAPTALAHTGAGPVAYAVPAGAALLLGGVLLYRRSRPTS is encoded by the coding sequence ATGAGGCAGATTCACCGAAAGGGTCTGGCCACCGTGATGCTCACGGGGGGCGCGCTCGCCATGGCGGGATACGCGCACGCCGACTCTCACACGGACGGCGGTGCGGCCGATTCTCCCGGAGAGCTGTCGGGCAACACGGCGCAGGTTCCGGTGAAAGACCCGGTCGAAGCATGCGGTGACACCGTCAAAGCCGTCGGGCTGCTCAATCCGGCCGCCGGCAACTCCTGTGCCAAACCCTCGCACAGCGGGCACAGGCATTCGGGCGGGCACGACAAGTCGGGCGGGCACCAGGCATCAGGCACGCACCGCACACCCGGCGGGGGCACCGTCGAAGGTGGCAGCAGGGATTCGTCCGGTGTTCTCGCCGGCAACGGCGTGCAACGGCCCGTCGTCCTTCCGGCCACTGTCACGGGGAACTCCGTGAATGTGGTCGGCACCCTCAACCCGGCCTTCGGTAACTCCTCGTCCGACAACTGTGACAAGCCGCCCGTCAGCCCGCCGAAGGCCGTCACGCCGCCGAAGGTGACTCCGCCGAAGGCCGTGACCCCGCCGAAGGTGACCCCCCCGAAGGAGGTGAAGCCGTACGCACCGACCCCGCGAAACGTGGCGCCGACCGCCCTCGCCCACACGGGTGCCGGCCCGGTCGCCTACGCCGTGCCCGCGGGCGCTGCCCTGCTGCTGGGTGGCGTCCTGCTCTACCGCCGCTCCCGGCCCACCTCGTAG
- a CDS encoding peptidase, protein MTQCSTCSVPVHTQFASPDLIEQIVYGGLDPAADPAWESSGAATPEEYGRWCGHLCGMTCLRMALGPASPTLFSLRDGALKYGAYTQDAEGVIRGLIYAPLASYAQEVHALPTTVHRELSPQDILALLDEGRTVMASVHYEIRNPDRPAPGRGGHLVLLTGRTEDRVHFHNPSGTTAETRAADLPLAGFARFFAGRGVSFGPRTHPGTAAGTGADTAAETGAGPGA, encoded by the coding sequence GTGACCCAGTGCTCCACCTGCTCCGTCCCCGTCCACACGCAGTTCGCGTCCCCGGACCTGATCGAACAGATCGTGTACGGCGGCCTGGATCCTGCCGCCGACCCGGCGTGGGAGTCCTCGGGCGCCGCGACGCCGGAGGAGTACGGGCGGTGGTGCGGCCATCTGTGCGGCATGACCTGCCTGCGCATGGCACTCGGGCCCGCCTCACCCACACTCTTCTCGCTGCGCGACGGAGCGCTGAAGTACGGCGCGTACACGCAGGACGCCGAGGGTGTCATCCGCGGGCTGATCTACGCTCCGCTCGCGTCGTACGCGCAGGAGGTGCACGCTCTCCCCACCACCGTCCACCGCGAACTCTCGCCACAGGACATCCTCGCCCTCCTCGACGAGGGCAGGACGGTGATGGCCTCGGTCCACTACGAGATCCGCAACCCGGACCGTCCCGCTCCGGGCAGAGGCGGTCATCTGGTCCTGCTGACGGGGCGTACGGAGGACCGGGTCCACTTCCACAATCCGTCCGGTACGACGGCGGAAACCCGGGCGGCCGACCTTCCGTTGGCCGGCTTCGCCCGGTTCTTCGCGGGACGGGGAGTCTCCTTCGGCCCCCGGACGCACCCCGGAACGGCCGCGGGAACGGGCGCGGACACGGCCGCTGAAACGGGAGCGGGCCCGGGGGCGTAG
- a CDS encoding SDR family NAD(P)-dependent oxidoreductase, giving the protein MESSAANSRTVVVTGAGTGIGRATARMFAEQGAHVIAVGRRPGPLAETAEGRPAIRPLVADITAEDAPELVVRTAVEAYGRLDVLVNNAAIVHGGPLGTLTRETIQPQLATNLIAPVLLTQAALPALEASGSGVIVNVTTSVGQRAWPGNSLYAATKSALELLTRSWAVDLAPRSVRVVAVAPGAVDTPIGDHQGLTPERQAAVRAWQLAHTPLARVGRPEEVAWAIGQLASPQASFITGTVLAVDGGAVVA; this is encoded by the coding sequence ATGGAAAGCAGCGCAGCAAACAGCAGAACCGTCGTCGTCACCGGGGCGGGCACCGGCATCGGCCGCGCCACCGCCCGGATGTTCGCCGAGCAGGGCGCGCACGTGATCGCGGTGGGCCGCAGGCCCGGGCCCCTCGCCGAGACCGCCGAGGGCCGCCCCGCCATCCGCCCGCTCGTCGCCGACATCACGGCGGAGGACGCGCCCGAACTCGTCGTACGGACGGCCGTCGAGGCGTACGGACGGCTCGATGTCCTCGTCAACAACGCCGCCATCGTCCACGGCGGCCCGCTCGGCACCCTCACCCGCGAGACGATCCAGCCGCAGCTCGCCACCAATCTCATCGCCCCCGTCCTGCTCACCCAGGCCGCGCTGCCCGCCCTGGAGGCTTCCGGCAGTGGCGTGATCGTGAATGTGACGACATCAGTGGGGCAGCGCGCCTGGCCGGGCAATTCGCTGTACGCGGCGACGAAGAGCGCCCTCGAACTCCTCACCCGCTCCTGGGCCGTGGACCTCGCGCCACGCTCCGTTCGGGTGGTGGCAGTCGCGCCGGGCGCCGTCGACACTCCGATCGGGGACCACCAGGGCCTCACACCCGAGCGCCAGGCGGCGGTACGGGCCTGGCAGCTGGCGCACACCCCGCTGGCCAGGGTGGGCCGCCCGGAGGAGGTGGCCTGGGCGATCGGTCAACTCGCCTCACCCCAGGCCTCGTTCATCACCGGCACAGTCCTCGCGGTCGACGGCGGGGCAGTGGTCGCCTGA
- a CDS encoding D-2-hydroxyacid dehydrogenase family protein, producing MTLRCAVLDDYQNVALSMADWSAVAGSPGAHAGAGAGAGAGVDAGAGAGAGADAGSGVGAGVEVRSVCDHFTSEEAVAEAVGDCEILVAMRERTPFPASLFARLPRLRLLITSGMRNASIDLEAAARHGVTVCGTASNSEPPAELTWALILGLARHVVQESSALHHNGPWQSTVGADLHGRRLALLGLGRIGAKVARVGQAFGMDVMAWSQNLTDERAAEIGVVRARSLGELLEAGDFVSVHLQLSDRTRGLIGGSELKRMRRTAYLVNTSRAAIVDQAALVRALHGGWIAGAGADVYETEPLPARDPLRSAPNFLGLPHLGYVTRRNYEGYFQQAVEDIVAYLAGRPVRILSVSAGSGI from the coding sequence ATGACGCTGCGCTGTGCCGTACTCGACGACTACCAGAACGTGGCGCTGTCCATGGCGGACTGGTCCGCAGTCGCGGGCAGTCCCGGAGCCCACGCCGGTGCCGGTGCCGGTGCCGGTGCCGGTGTTGATGCGGGTGCGGGTGCGGGTGCGGGTGCGGATGCGGGTTCCGGCGTCGGTGCCGGTGTCGAAGTACGGTCGGTGTGCGACCACTTCACCTCGGAGGAAGCGGTGGCCGAAGCGGTCGGCGACTGCGAGATCCTCGTCGCAATGCGTGAGCGCACCCCCTTCCCCGCGTCGCTCTTCGCCCGTCTGCCCCGGCTCCGGCTGCTGATCACCTCGGGTATGCGCAACGCCTCCATCGACCTTGAGGCCGCCGCCCGCCACGGCGTCACCGTGTGCGGCACTGCCAGCAACTCCGAGCCGCCCGCCGAGCTGACCTGGGCACTCATTCTCGGTCTGGCGCGCCATGTGGTGCAGGAGAGCTCGGCCCTCCACCACAACGGCCCCTGGCAGTCCACCGTCGGCGCCGACCTGCACGGACGGCGGCTCGCGCTCCTCGGTCTCGGCAGGATCGGCGCGAAGGTGGCACGCGTCGGCCAGGCCTTCGGCATGGACGTCATGGCGTGGAGCCAGAACCTCACCGACGAGCGGGCCGCCGAGATCGGGGTCGTACGTGCCCGCTCCCTCGGGGAGCTGCTGGAGGCCGGCGACTTCGTCTCCGTACATCTGCAGCTCAGCGACCGCACGCGCGGGCTGATCGGTGGAAGCGAGCTCAAGCGGATGCGGCGTACGGCCTATCTCGTCAACACCTCGCGAGCCGCGATCGTCGACCAGGCCGCGCTCGTACGGGCCCTGCACGGCGGATGGATCGCCGGAGCCGGCGCCGACGTGTACGAAACCGAGCCGCTTCCCGCCCGCGATCCGCTGCGCTCCGCACCGAACTTCCTCGGGCTGCCGCACCTCGGCTATGTCACGCGGCGCAATTACGAGGGCTACTTCCAGCAGGCCGTCGAGGACATCGTCGCGTATCTCGCGGGACGGCCCGTCCGCATCCTCAGTGTCAGTGCAGGCTCGGGGATCTGA
- a CDS encoding DUF2293 domain-containing protein, with translation MELVVIEPLKRRHCAECRQGPLPRHLLEFNAPVCLDCADLAHLVYLPRGSAALTRRAREASSLWAVVIRFNRRRKRYERQGLLVEEAALARAESACLADADARARRRERDAVRRTSEDVRFTAALAAAILRLFPGCPPARAQDIAVHASVRGSGRVGRTAAGRSLEEGAVTAAVRASVRHLDTQYDALLMAGVARHEARAGVAAVIDGVLACWRSQTERSGYEVGRERR, from the coding sequence ATGGAGCTGGTGGTGATCGAACCACTGAAGCGACGGCACTGCGCGGAGTGCCGTCAAGGGCCCCTTCCACGGCACCTTCTGGAGTTCAACGCGCCTGTCTGTCTGGATTGCGCGGACCTTGCCCATCTCGTGTATCTGCCCCGGGGCAGCGCCGCTCTGACACGGCGTGCCCGCGAGGCGAGTTCACTGTGGGCGGTCGTGATCCGCTTCAACCGCCGCCGCAAGCGGTACGAACGCCAGGGCCTTCTGGTCGAGGAGGCGGCACTGGCGCGGGCGGAATCGGCGTGCCTGGCGGACGCCGATGCCCGGGCCCGTCGACGTGAGCGGGACGCGGTGCGGCGTACCTCCGAGGACGTCCGCTTCACCGCTGCCCTCGCCGCCGCGATCCTGCGACTGTTTCCCGGCTGTCCGCCCGCCCGCGCCCAGGACATCGCTGTGCACGCGTCGGTGCGCGGCAGCGGCCGGGTGGGCCGCACCGCGGCAGGCCGCTCCCTGGAAGAGGGAGCGGTGACGGCCGCCGTGCGGGCTTCCGTACGACATCTCGACACCCAGTACGACGCCCTGCTGATGGCCGGGGTCGCCCGCCACGAGGCACGGGCCGGAGTGGCGGCCGTGATCGACGGCGTACTGGCGTGCTGGCGTTCGCAGACCGAGCGCTCCGGCTACGAGGTGGGCCGGGAGCGGCGGTAG
- a CDS encoding cupin domain-containing protein, whose translation MVLVGCLAALATVPSAANATPGTGVSGTVLAQGVSEGTLKLKAKGRTDVVVRTVTIQPGGSTGWHHHPGQVLAVVKSGTLSRTLDDCSVEVNAAGTSFVEPAGPRHRHNGRSVGSEPVVLYVTYLLPQGSPLSVDAPAPACEDK comes from the coding sequence ATGGTGCTGGTGGGGTGCCTGGCGGCGCTTGCGACCGTACCCTCGGCCGCCAACGCCACGCCCGGCACCGGTGTCTCGGGCACCGTGCTCGCGCAGGGCGTGTCCGAAGGCACGCTGAAGCTGAAGGCCAAGGGCCGTACCGATGTGGTCGTACGGACAGTCACCATCCAGCCGGGCGGCTCCACCGGCTGGCACCACCACCCCGGTCAGGTCCTCGCCGTCGTCAAGTCCGGGACGCTGAGCCGGACGCTGGACGACTGCTCGGTCGAGGTGAACGCCGCCGGTACGTCCTTCGTCGAACCCGCCGGCCCGCGCCACCGGCACAACGGGCGCAGCGTGGGCAGCGAGCCTGTGGTGCTGTATGTGACGTATCTGCTGCCGCAGGGCAGTCCGCTGTCTGTCGACGCGCCTGCCCCGGCCTGCGAAGACAAGTAG
- a CDS encoding GNAT family N-acetyltransferase: protein MTDLRIEQADGDAMLQDWQYVHNVIIPTDTLSLDEVRERVQRYRLEVAYLGDVLVGCSTVRPPTSDASVATVIARVLPAHRGQGFGEELYARGLAHARKLGADVIETVVLASNVDGLRFAQAHGFVEVEKYLLPGDSVPWFTLRLP from the coding sequence ATGACTGATCTTCGCATCGAGCAGGCGGACGGCGATGCCATGCTCCAGGACTGGCAGTACGTCCATAACGTGATCATCCCCACCGACACCTTGTCACTCGACGAGGTGCGAGAGCGTGTCCAGCGCTACCGGTTGGAGGTTGCCTACCTCGGCGACGTTCTTGTGGGCTGCTCGACGGTGCGTCCGCCCACGAGCGACGCATCGGTGGCGACCGTGATAGCCCGAGTGCTCCCCGCTCACCGCGGGCAGGGGTTCGGTGAAGAGCTCTACGCACGAGGGCTGGCACATGCGCGAAAGCTCGGCGCTGACGTGATCGAGACGGTTGTCCTGGCATCCAACGTGGACGGGCTGCGCTTCGCGCAAGCGCACGGATTTGTCGAAGTCGAGAAGTACCTGCTGCCGGGTGACAGCGTGCCCTGGTTCACGTTGAGGCTCCCCTGA
- a CDS encoding DUF3574 domain-containing protein, producing MPTLKQRTLLAVAGATVAVLAVGAPAATAALDSEQPKAAEAPSEAFIETRLFFGTERPDGGPDVSDRQFMRFIDRKVTPSFPSGLTVQEGRGQWRDSNGTIEKERSYELILLYPATEAHVRDPQIERIREAYAKAYAQDSVARLDEPTLADF from the coding sequence GTGCCGACCCTGAAGCAGCGCACTCTGCTCGCCGTTGCCGGAGCCACCGTCGCCGTACTGGCCGTGGGTGCGCCCGCCGCCACCGCCGCGCTCGACAGCGAACAGCCGAAGGCGGCCGAGGCCCCGTCCGAGGCGTTCATCGAGACGCGGCTGTTCTTCGGTACGGAACGGCCGGACGGCGGGCCCGATGTGAGCGACCGGCAGTTCATGCGCTTCATCGACCGCAAGGTCACGCCGAGCTTTCCCTCCGGGCTGACCGTCCAGGAAGGCCGCGGCCAGTGGCGGGACTCCAACGGGACCATCGAGAAGGAGCGTTCGTACGAACTGATCCTGCTGTATCCGGCAACGGAGGCACACGTACGCGATCCGCAGATCGAGCGGATCCGCGAGGCGTATGCGAAGGCGTACGCGCAGGATTCCGTCGCGCGGCTGGACGAGCCGACGCTCGCCGACTTCTGA
- a CDS encoding uridine kinase: MRLEAITWERLTEAVTDRAMETKAEDGSPWLRVGVDGAPAARTGELAEWIAEALRLRGRSVLVAGTGGFLRPASLRYEYGREDPDTYYSGWFDTGALWREVFGPLEAGGTGRVLPDLWDPETDRATRSRYVELPSGGVLLLHGPFLLGHWFPFDLTVHLRLSPGALRRRTEQSERWTLPAFQRYEDEVGPAEAADVLVRADDPRHPAWRGLG; this comes from the coding sequence GTGCGACTCGAAGCGATCACCTGGGAGCGGCTGACCGAAGCCGTCACCGACCGGGCGATGGAGACCAAGGCCGAGGACGGCAGTCCCTGGCTGCGTGTCGGCGTCGACGGCGCCCCCGCCGCCCGGACCGGGGAGCTCGCCGAGTGGATCGCCGAAGCTCTGCGGCTGCGCGGGCGCAGCGTGCTCGTGGCCGGGACGGGCGGTTTTCTGCGGCCCGCCTCGCTGCGGTACGAATACGGGCGCGAGGACCCCGATACGTACTACAGCGGCTGGTTCGACACCGGCGCGCTGTGGCGGGAGGTCTTCGGGCCGCTGGAGGCGGGCGGCACGGGACGCGTCCTGCCCGATCTGTGGGATCCGGAGACCGACCGGGCGACCCGCAGCCGGTACGTCGAACTCCCGTCCGGCGGCGTTCTGTTGCTGCACGGACCGTTCCTCCTCGGGCACTGGTTCCCGTTCGACCTGACGGTGCATTTGCGGCTGTCGCCCGGGGCGCTGCGGCGGCGTACGGAGCAGAGCGAGCGCTGGACGTTGCCCGCGTTCCAGCGGTACGAGGACGAGGTGGGGCCGGCGGAGGCCGCGGACGTTCTCGTACGGGCCGACGATCCGCGCCATCCCGCGTGGCGCGGCCTCGGCTGA